The following proteins are encoded in a genomic region of Maribacter hydrothermalis:
- the dsrP gene encoding sulfate reduction electron transfer complex DsrMKJOP subunit DsrP has protein sequence MGQLKVLKSLVIDSLDTITKGSKKYHIWMGCLTFVMLIGMYCYSIQLDEGLSVTGLSDRVSWGLYISNFTFLVGVAAAAVMLVMPTYVLKDIDFKQAVLIGEGIAVAALIMCLAFVVADMGGPSVLWHMIPGIGVFNFPNSMLTWDVLVLNGYLFLNISIPFYILFRHYQNKEAKSKVYVPGAILSVFWAVAIHLVTAFLYQGLQARPFWNNALLGPRFLASAFAAGPALIILVLAVIRNFTVFRIEDKTIKKIAMIVTVAAQINLIMLVSELFKEFYAPTHHSESAYYLFFGLHGKNALLPWIWTAIPLNVIATVTLTFGKLRNNLNVLYFCCFILFVAIWIEKGFGLIVPGFIPGPYGKIVEYFPTGIEIGVTLGIWALGAFVFTILAKTAIGIETGELKYKVKNKAA, from the coding sequence ATGGGCCAACTAAAAGTATTAAAAAGTTTAGTAATAGATAGTTTAGACACCATTACCAAAGGGTCTAAAAAGTATCATATTTGGATGGGTTGTTTAACCTTTGTCATGCTTATAGGTATGTACTGTTATTCTATTCAGTTAGATGAAGGCCTTAGTGTAACAGGCCTATCCGATCGCGTTAGTTGGGGCTTATACATTTCCAATTTCACCTTTTTAGTCGGGGTTGCCGCTGCGGCAGTGATGTTAGTAATGCCCACATACGTTTTAAAAGATATTGATTTCAAACAGGCAGTGCTTATAGGCGAAGGAATTGCAGTAGCTGCACTTATTATGTGCTTAGCATTTGTTGTAGCAGATATGGGAGGACCGTCAGTGCTTTGGCACATGATACCTGGCATTGGTGTTTTTAATTTCCCGAATTCCATGTTAACCTGGGATGTACTTGTATTAAATGGATACTTATTCCTAAATATTAGTATTCCTTTTTATATTCTTTTTAGGCACTATCAAAATAAGGAAGCAAAATCAAAAGTATATGTTCCTGGCGCCATTTTGTCTGTATTTTGGGCTGTTGCTATACACTTGGTTACCGCTTTCCTTTATCAAGGTCTACAAGCTCGTCCTTTTTGGAACAATGCGCTACTAGGGCCACGGTTTCTAGCCTCTGCCTTTGCTGCCGGACCTGCGCTAATTATTTTAGTATTGGCCGTTATTCGAAATTTTACGGTTTTCAGAATCGAGGATAAGACTATCAAAAAAATTGCGATGATAGTTACGGTCGCCGCACAGATCAATTTGATCATGTTGGTTTCAGAATTATTTAAAGAATTCTATGCGCCAACGCACCATAGTGAAAGTGCTTATTATTTATTTTTTGGATTGCATGGTAAAAATGCCTTATTACCTTGGATTTGGACCGCGATTCCATTAAACGTAATCGCTACGGTAACCCTCACTTTTGGTAAACTACGAAACAACTTAAATGTACTTTACTTTTGCTGCTTTATACTTTTTGTGGCTATCTGGATAGAAAAAGGTTTTGGTCTTATCGTCCCTGGTTTTATACCTGGACCCTACGGTAAAATAGTAGAATATTTTCCAACTGGTATAGAAATAGGTGTTACCTTAGGTATATGGGCACTCGGAGCTTTTGTTTTTACTATATTGGCCAAGACAGCAATTGGCATAGAAACTGGAGAGCTGAAGTATAAAGTAAAAAATAAAGCTGCTTAG
- a CDS encoding PQQ-dependent sugar dehydrogenase, with the protein MFIFKYAVSHTNSHDRYFNGVFPPQSPSEVPYGIAFPSLKFDTPLTFNTIPHQNKLVVGQRDGKIYWFENDQKTTDKNLLADLSDEVGVVWDGGFLGLTIHPNFGTTGKNYFYVFYSSEDSNNKDFPDFYSTLGCDTEEFWGNYLVLERFEVNPITLKLKTGSRNLLLKLRMYGTTHRGGGLQFGNDGFLYLATADQTARVKSQDIKNNLDGGVLRLDVDKDPEKSHRPIRKIQKHGYEDEISGLEYWIPNDNPFLSPDGTNYEEYYTLGHRNPHRMTKDRESGLFYIGEIGEDTHEEINVIQKGKNYGWPIFEGDEPGPNCGIKMYNDMPHEYPLVSFPRTDANCIIGGFVYRGDKIPNLYGKYICADYGNGEEMWSVDIKTGDYTLLGNFAPADIVSFGEDAQGNIYILKQGEDVNLYTIMPSTISYEGFPKNITETNIFKNLQTLEVSDDLTPYNLIESSWSDGAYKKRWMFIPNTGTNENEAEKISFSENEEWEFPIGSVLIAHLDLPIDDKNPQLTKKIETRFSIKGHDGKFYFLTYNWNDEQTEATLQKESIDEQVAIKTKDFGVRYQNWHFPSNTECIVCHNGASKGSLGFRTKNLNMEFPHNNTKINQLVNLSDKGIINKIITDNDTESLPTHKPLNDDTATLNDRARSYLDLNCGYCHRPDTGNRAEFDLRLFNSLEETGLLNAGTLTPLGIDGERILVPGNAEKSILFQRMLSTETTTMMPPLAKGVVDEDAVILIRDWINQLQISIN; encoded by the coding sequence GTGTTTATCTTCAAATATGCGGTAAGCCATACTAATTCCCATGATCGTTATTTTAATGGTGTATTTCCACCACAATCTCCATCAGAAGTGCCCTATGGCATAGCTTTTCCTAGCTTAAAGTTTGATACCCCATTGACTTTTAACACAATTCCACATCAAAATAAACTTGTAGTTGGTCAACGTGACGGTAAGATTTACTGGTTTGAGAATGACCAAAAAACCACTGACAAAAATTTATTAGCGGATTTATCCGATGAAGTAGGTGTCGTTTGGGACGGAGGATTTTTAGGCTTAACAATACACCCCAACTTTGGTACTACCGGGAAAAACTACTTCTATGTATTTTATAGTTCTGAGGATAGTAATAATAAAGATTTTCCAGATTTTTACTCGACACTTGGTTGTGATACTGAAGAATTTTGGGGCAATTATTTAGTACTTGAAAGATTCGAGGTCAATCCTATTACCCTTAAACTCAAAACCGGGTCTAGAAACCTCCTTCTTAAATTACGAATGTACGGAACAACACATAGGGGTGGAGGTCTCCAATTTGGTAACGATGGGTTTCTATATTTGGCAACGGCCGACCAGACTGCCAGAGTGAAGTCACAAGACATCAAAAACAATCTTGATGGCGGTGTTTTAAGGCTCGATGTCGACAAAGACCCTGAAAAAAGCCACCGACCAATACGCAAGATTCAGAAACACGGATATGAGGACGAAATTAGCGGGTTAGAATATTGGATACCAAATGACAATCCATTTCTTAGCCCTGATGGAACTAATTATGAAGAATATTACACCTTAGGGCATAGAAATCCGCATAGAATGACTAAAGACAGGGAGAGCGGCTTGTTCTATATCGGAGAAATTGGGGAAGATACTCATGAAGAAATTAACGTGATTCAAAAAGGAAAGAATTATGGCTGGCCTATATTTGAAGGTGATGAACCAGGTCCTAATTGCGGAATAAAGATGTATAATGATATGCCTCATGAATACCCTCTTGTTTCTTTTCCTAGAACTGACGCGAATTGTATTATCGGAGGGTTTGTTTACAGAGGTGATAAAATCCCAAACCTCTATGGGAAATATATCTGCGCCGATTATGGAAATGGTGAAGAAATGTGGTCCGTAGATATAAAAACAGGTGACTATACTCTTTTAGGTAATTTTGCACCTGCTGATATTGTTTCTTTTGGAGAAGATGCGCAGGGTAATATTTACATATTAAAACAAGGTGAGGATGTAAACCTTTACACCATTATGCCATCAACTATTAGCTATGAAGGTTTTCCTAAAAACATTACGGAAACCAATATTTTTAAGAACTTGCAAACATTAGAAGTTTCTGATGATCTCACCCCTTACAATCTAATCGAATCTTCTTGGTCCGATGGTGCATATAAGAAAAGATGGATGTTTATCCCAAATACAGGAACAAATGAAAATGAGGCCGAAAAAATAAGCTTCTCAGAAAATGAAGAATGGGAATTTCCAATAGGATCCGTATTAATTGCACATTTAGATTTACCAATTGATGACAAGAATCCCCAGTTGACAAAAAAAATTGAAACTCGTTTTTCCATTAAAGGGCATGACGGTAAATTTTACTTCCTTACCTATAACTGGAACGATGAGCAGACCGAAGCTACCCTACAAAAGGAATCTATTGATGAACAAGTTGCCATTAAAACCAAAGACTTTGGTGTACGATATCAAAACTGGCATTTTCCTTCAAATACTGAATGTATTGTATGTCATAACGGTGCTTCAAAAGGCAGCTTAGGCTTTAGAACTAAGAATCTCAACATGGAATTTCCACATAATAATACTAAAATTAACCAATTAGTAAATTTAAGTGACAAAGGAATTATAAATAAGATAATTACCGATAATGATACAGAAAGCCTACCAACTCATAAACCGCTTAACGATGATACTGCAACTTTAAATGATAGAGCAAGGTCATATTTAGATTTGAACTGTGGTTATTGTCATAGACCTGACACTGGAAATAGGGCAGAGTTTGATTTACGATTATTTAATAGTTTAGAAGAAACTGGCCTTTTAAATGCCGGGACATTAACTCCTTTAGGAATTGACGGAGAAAGAATTTTAGTTCCAGGAAATGCTGAAAAATCAATATTATTTCAGAGAATGCTGAGTACGGAAACCACAACTATGATGCCACCCCTTGCCAAAGGGGTTGTTGACGAAGATGCCGTCATTTTGATTCGTGACTGGATTAATCAGCTCCAAATCTCAATAAATTAA
- a CDS encoding RrF2 family transcriptional regulator, which yields MLSNASKYAVRAIFYLAIHSHETNKIGAKKISKELEMPQAFLAQLLRNLSSHKIVSSVKGPGGGFFLDNGNRKKSIWDVIVSIDGKQKFDECFLGLAKCNEINPCPAHAIVAPFKEKILTDFRDKTIDQLVEEIKKNGTVISLKGLDLNEE from the coding sequence ATGTTATCAAACGCCTCTAAATATGCTGTAAGAGCTATTTTCTACCTAGCTATTCATAGTCATGAAACCAATAAAATAGGTGCAAAGAAAATCTCAAAGGAATTAGAAATGCCACAAGCTTTTTTAGCACAATTACTACGTAATCTATCTTCACATAAAATAGTTTCTTCTGTTAAAGGGCCAGGCGGAGGCTTCTTTTTAGATAATGGAAACAGGAAAAAATCTATTTGGGATGTTATTGTAAGTATTGACGGAAAGCAAAAATTCGACGAATGCTTCTTAGGTTTGGCAAAATGTAATGAAATTAATCCCTGTCCAGCCCATGCAATCGTTGCTCCTTTTAAAGAAAAGATTTTGACTGATTTTAGAGATAAGACCATTGATCAACTTGTTGAGGAAATAAAAAAGAACGGTACCGTTATCTCATTAAAAGGTCTAGATTTAAATGAGGAATAG
- a CDS encoding 4Fe-4S dicluster domain-containing protein: protein MSDSKKWFSLDIGQNKNTVEEKAGSCGCGKTSGGCGSHKEELSADEFYEAAINASIGEERHRDGFEQVFDVKMDRRSAFKKLTASLLIGAGAVSTSCSVTAGDDTKEKAQIDWEEQFKGNYKLMTDDEKQKTIDRLMRSYELRTGKNINMSAENPEENVLFGYAFNISQCQGYMNCVSACVEENNQDRNSEMQYIRIHEMKDGEGLKFDAADDNYYHEVPAEGHFYLGTQCFHCDNPPCVDVCPVQATWKEEDGLVVVDYDWCVGCRYCMAACPYDGRRFNWSKPEVPENEINKNQHYLGNRMRKKGVMEKCTFCVQRTRKGKNPACVEACPTGARIFGNLLDPDSTIRWVLENKKVFRLKEDLGTEPKFWYFMD from the coding sequence ATGAGCGATAGTAAAAAATGGTTTTCTTTAGATATAGGTCAAAATAAGAACACGGTTGAAGAAAAAGCAGGTTCTTGTGGTTGTGGAAAAACCTCGGGAGGTTGTGGTAGCCATAAAGAAGAACTAAGTGCAGATGAATTTTATGAAGCAGCCATTAATGCATCGATAGGAGAAGAAAGACACAGAGACGGTTTTGAACAGGTTTTTGATGTTAAAATGGACCGTAGAAGTGCCTTTAAAAAATTGACTGCAAGCTTGCTTATAGGTGCGGGCGCAGTGAGTACATCCTGTAGCGTAACTGCAGGAGACGATACTAAAGAAAAAGCACAGATAGATTGGGAAGAGCAGTTTAAAGGAAACTATAAACTCATGACCGATGACGAGAAGCAAAAAACAATTGACAGACTAATGCGTTCATATGAATTACGCACGGGTAAGAATATTAATATGTCTGCAGAAAATCCTGAGGAAAATGTACTCTTTGGCTATGCTTTTAACATCTCTCAATGTCAAGGTTATATGAACTGCGTAAGTGCATGTGTTGAAGAAAATAATCAGGATAGGAACTCAGAAATGCAATACATCCGTATTCATGAAATGAAGGATGGTGAAGGATTGAAGTTTGATGCCGCTGACGATAATTACTATCATGAAGTACCTGCTGAAGGACACTTTTATTTGGGAACCCAGTGTTTTCATTGTGATAATCCACCATGTGTTGATGTTTGCCCCGTACAGGCCACTTGGAAAGAAGAAGATGGTTTGGTTGTAGTAGATTATGATTGGTGTGTTGGTTGTCGTTATTGTATGGCAGCTTGCCCTTATGATGGCAGAAGATTTAATTGGAGTAAACCAGAAGTGCCGGAAAATGAAATTAATAAAAACCAGCATTATTTAGGAAATAGAATGCGTAAAAAAGGGGTAATGGAAAAATGTACCTTTTGCGTACAACGTACCCGAAAAGGAAAAAACCCCGCCTGTGTTGAAGCCTGCCCTACCGGTGCTAGAATATTTGGTAATTTATTAGATCCAGATAGTACTATTAGATGGGTACTGGAAAACAAAAAAGTATTTAGACTTAAAGAAGACCTGGGCACAGAGCCTAAATTCTGGTACTTTATGGATTAA
- the nrdG gene encoding anaerobic ribonucleoside-triphosphate reductase activating protein translates to MYCYDFHVVLQEVPGEVSLCFTISGCPLRCQGCHSPFLWKEGSGTKINRQTYIEILNRYLGLATCVVFMGGEWHLKELMFYLEHAKKNGYKTCLYTGLDEVPSKLLQHLTYLKTGPWIKELGGLESKTTNQKFKEVKTNKILNHLFIPN, encoded by the coding sequence ATGTATTGTTACGATTTTCACGTTGTACTTCAAGAGGTGCCTGGGGAAGTAAGTCTTTGTTTTACAATATCTGGTTGTCCCCTTCGCTGCCAGGGGTGCCATTCCCCATTCTTATGGAAAGAGGGTAGTGGAACAAAAATAAACCGACAGACTTATATAGAGATACTTAATAGATATTTAGGGTTGGCAACATGTGTTGTTTTTATGGGGGGTGAATGGCATTTAAAAGAACTTATGTTCTATTTGGAACATGCTAAAAAAAATGGGTATAAAACATGTCTTTATACAGGTTTAGATGAAGTGCCCTCAAAATTATTACAACATCTTACTTATTTAAAAACCGGTCCTTGGATTAAAGAGTTGGGTGGACTTGAAAGTAAAACCACCAATCAAAAATTTAAAGAAGTAAAAACAAACAAGATACTAAATCACTTATTCATACCTAATTAA
- the nrdD gene encoding anaerobic ribonucleoside-triphosphate reductase, whose amino-acid sequence MIRLTEEQITQKINFIDHYLNSANAADGSKVDANANVTSKNIATMEAELNKDINIQVNRALVKQKIASLFGEELANEYIRQIESHEIYVHDETSLKPYCTSISMYPFLLDGLTKLGGESRAPKHLESYCGEFVNLVFAVSSQFAGALATVEFLLYFDHFAVKDYGENYLIEHKKLIENHLQHVVYAVNQPAAARGYQSVFWNISIYDDAYFESMFGNFVFPDMIKPKWESVKRLQSFFMKWFNKERKKAILTFPVVTAAMLVKNGAPVDTDFTEMCAKELSEGNSFFIYQSENADSLASCCRLRNEISDNTFSYSLGAGGVSTGSINVITLNMNRLVQQDVNIVDQIRKVHKYQVAFRQLINEYEQAGMLPVYQAGFISLEKQFLTIGINGMAEAAESKGIKVGNNKTYKDFVNQYLKAIYQENRIAKLEYGYMFNTEFVPAENLGIKNAKWDREDGLFVPRDCYNSYFYIVEDESINSLDKIMLHGKEIIQYLDGGSALHLNLEETPNKEGFKKLINATAKAGCNYLCFNIRITICNECSHIDKRTLTECSKCKSKNVDHATRVIGYLKRVSNFSSGRQTEHGLRHYHLQNNERNLENKRIEILAMEV is encoded by the coding sequence ATGATACGACTAACAGAAGAGCAGATTACACAAAAAATCAATTTCATTGATCACTATCTTAATTCGGCCAATGCCGCAGATGGCTCCAAGGTAGATGCGAACGCTAATGTAACTTCAAAGAACATTGCAACAATGGAAGCCGAATTAAATAAAGATATCAATATTCAAGTAAATAGGGCATTGGTAAAACAAAAGATAGCCAGTCTTTTCGGGGAAGAATTGGCCAATGAGTATATACGACAGATAGAGTCACATGAAATTTATGTTCACGACGAAACCTCATTAAAGCCATATTGTACTTCAATTAGTATGTATCCTTTTCTTTTAGATGGGCTTACTAAATTGGGTGGTGAAAGTAGGGCTCCTAAACATTTGGAAAGTTATTGCGGTGAGTTTGTAAACTTGGTTTTTGCAGTGAGTTCCCAGTTTGCAGGTGCACTGGCCACAGTTGAGTTTTTGTTATATTTCGACCATTTTGCAGTCAAAGATTATGGTGAAAACTATCTTATTGAACATAAAAAACTGATTGAAAATCATTTGCAACACGTGGTCTATGCCGTCAACCAACCTGCCGCCGCTCGTGGGTATCAATCCGTTTTTTGGAATATTTCCATTTATGATGATGCTTATTTTGAAAGTATGTTCGGGAATTTTGTTTTCCCCGATATGATCAAACCAAAGTGGGAAAGTGTAAAACGCTTACAATCATTCTTTATGAAATGGTTCAATAAAGAACGAAAAAAAGCAATATTGACCTTTCCGGTTGTTACTGCGGCGATGTTGGTAAAAAATGGTGCTCCTGTTGATACTGATTTTACTGAAATGTGCGCTAAAGAATTAAGTGAGGGCAATTCATTTTTTATCTATCAATCTGAAAACGCCGATAGCTTAGCATCTTGCTGTCGTTTACGTAACGAAATAAGCGACAATACATTTAGTTATTCTTTAGGGGCAGGTGGCGTGTCAACAGGTTCTATAAATGTTATTACGCTAAATATGAACAGATTGGTGCAACAAGATGTGAATATTGTGGATCAGATAAGAAAAGTACATAAATATCAAGTTGCATTCAGGCAGCTTATTAATGAGTATGAACAAGCGGGAATGCTTCCCGTGTATCAAGCTGGGTTTATATCTTTAGAAAAACAATTTTTGACCATTGGCATTAATGGAATGGCGGAAGCCGCTGAAAGCAAAGGAATTAAGGTTGGAAATAATAAGACTTATAAAGATTTTGTAAACCAATATTTAAAAGCTATTTATCAAGAAAATAGAATTGCCAAGCTAGAATATGGCTATATGTTCAATACAGAGTTTGTGCCGGCGGAAAACCTAGGGATTAAAAATGCTAAATGGGATAGAGAAGATGGTTTATTTGTGCCAAGAGATTGTTACAACTCTTATTTTTATATTGTAGAGGATGAAAGCATAAATTCTTTGGATAAAATAATGTTGCACGGCAAAGAAATTATCCAATATCTTGATGGTGGGTCTGCCTTACATCTTAACCTTGAGGAAACACCGAACAAAGAGGGTTTTAAAAAACTCATAAATGCTACGGCAAAGGCTGGGTGCAATTACTTATGTTTTAATATACGAATTACCATTTGTAATGAATGTTCTCATATAGATAAGCGAACGTTAACTGAATGTAGTAAGTGCAAGTCCAAGAATGTTGACCATGCAACTCGAGTTATCGGCTATCTAAAACGAGTATCAAATTTTAGTTCGGGCAGGCAAACGGAGCATGGTTTAAGACACTATCATTTACAAAATAATGAACGTAACCTAGAAAATAAACGAATTGAAATTTTAGCAATGGAAGTATGA
- a CDS encoding thioredoxin family protein translates to MNIIIKPSTSKGISYREYIDLINNLVVLNQTTGDEQSAERIGFTKLNASRMRRLDKTIILSDSALTTIKEIAKKQTWLVLLESWCADAAQTLPILNKIAESSPLINLKIIFRDDNKELMDLVLTNGTRSIPKILLLDESGNVMTTWGPRSKVASQMVVDYKKEHGKIDDFFKESLQVWYNKDKGKAIIDEFIELALLELEEHGKSN, encoded by the coding sequence ATGAATATTATTATAAAACCCAGTACATCAAAAGGAATTTCTTATCGAGAATATATAGATTTAATCAACAACTTGGTAGTTTTAAACCAGACTACTGGAGATGAACAGTCTGCAGAACGTATTGGTTTTACTAAACTAAATGCGAGTAGAATGAGAAGGCTTGATAAAACGATAATACTTTCTGATTCAGCCTTAACAACAATAAAAGAAATTGCCAAAAAACAGACATGGTTAGTGTTATTAGAGAGTTGGTGCGCCGACGCTGCACAGACCTTACCTATTTTAAATAAAATTGCAGAATCAAGTCCGTTAATTAATTTAAAAATAATCTTTCGTGATGATAATAAAGAACTAATGGATTTGGTGTTGACCAATGGTACTCGATCTATTCCTAAAATTTTACTATTAGATGAGTCTGGCAATGTAATGACGACTTGGGGCCCAAGATCAAAAGTTGCATCGCAAATGGTTGTCGACTACAAAAAAGAACATGGAAAAATCGATGATTTTTTTAAAGAAAGTTTGCAAGTTTGGTATAATAAGGACAAGGGAAAAGCAATCATTGATGAGTTTATAGAATTGGCACTTCTTGAATTAGAAGAACACGGAAAATCTAATTAA
- a CDS encoding pyridoxal phosphate-dependent decarboxylase family protein, with the protein MGTTNKNNSTLTLSKKEMQDYGYRVVDAIVEHFETLNNKPPVALATRKEMDELLQEPVPEEGKDANEVLSFVVEQVLKQNNILSHPKAYAFVPGPSNYISVMADTLATGFNIFSGGWSMSPAASELELVTINWLLKLYGFPVKKGGGIFTSGGSMANLTALVTARRFKCGDDFSKAIIYLSDQAHSSNIKAIRICGFRKEQIRIIPTDMDFKLSLNKLKNAIAKDRLEGNKPFCMIASAGTTNTGTVDPLNDMAEICKNEDLWFHVDGAYGAAAILSKKGKLFLKGIERADSLTIDPHKWLYQPYEIGCLLVKNHSWLSATFQEKPEYLRDIEGNPSEINFYDFGMQLTRRFRALKFYMSVKTYGLGSFRKAIEYNLDLAEKTEGILRKSPYWEVISPATLAIINFRFNPIIPSLSEKQLDFINQGIVKKITKARKAILATTVLQEKVVLRMCLINPRTTLEDIEDTLKDCQDYAEDIITSL; encoded by the coding sequence ATGGGCACAACCAATAAAAATAATTCTACTCTTACACTTTCAAAAAAGGAAATGCAGGATTATGGATACAGAGTGGTTGATGCCATAGTAGAACATTTTGAAACTTTAAATAACAAGCCTCCTGTTGCCTTAGCTACCAGAAAAGAAATGGACGAGCTTTTACAAGAACCTGTACCAGAGGAAGGTAAAGATGCAAATGAAGTATTGAGTTTTGTGGTAGAACAAGTATTGAAGCAGAATAACATACTTTCACATCCTAAAGCCTACGCTTTTGTTCCAGGGCCAAGTAATTACATTAGTGTTATGGCAGACACGTTGGCAACGGGCTTTAATATTTTCTCTGGTGGATGGAGCATGTCACCGGCTGCTTCCGAACTTGAATTGGTGACCATTAATTGGTTATTAAAGCTTTATGGATTTCCCGTTAAAAAAGGCGGAGGTATTTTCACAAGTGGTGGTTCTATGGCTAATTTAACCGCTTTGGTCACGGCAAGACGATTTAAATGTGGCGACGATTTTTCTAAAGCAATAATCTATTTATCCGATCAGGCGCATTCCTCTAATATTAAGGCAATTCGTATTTGTGGTTTCAGAAAGGAACAAATAAGAATTATCCCTACAGATATGGATTTTAAATTGTCTCTAAATAAATTAAAAAATGCGATTGCCAAAGATCGCCTGGAAGGAAATAAACCTTTCTGTATGATAGCATCTGCGGGTACGACCAATACGGGTACTGTAGATCCACTTAACGATATGGCCGAGATATGTAAAAATGAAGATTTATGGTTTCATGTGGACGGTGCATACGGTGCTGCTGCCATACTATCTAAAAAAGGAAAATTATTTTTAAAAGGTATAGAAAGGGCAGATTCTTTAACGATAGACCCACACAAATGGCTGTATCAACCATATGAGATTGGATGTCTTTTAGTGAAGAATCACAGTTGGTTAAGTGCAACGTTTCAAGAAAAGCCAGAGTATTTAAGGGATATTGAAGGGAATCCTTCGGAAATTAATTTTTATGATTTTGGTATGCAGCTTACCCGTCGATTTAGAGCCCTAAAATTTTACATGTCAGTAAAGACATATGGTCTAGGGTCTTTTAGAAAAGCAATCGAATATAACTTGGATTTGGCCGAAAAAACAGAAGGTATACTTAGAAAAAGCCCCTATTGGGAAGTGATTTCCCCAGCTACCTTGGCAATTATTAATTTTCGGTTTAACCCTATAATTCCAAGTTTATCCGAAAAACAATTGGATTTCATCAATCAAGGAATAGTAAAAAAAATCACAAAGGCGAGGAAAGCCATATTGGCAACTACTGTTTTACAGGAAAAAGTAGTGTTAAGGATGTGTCTTATAAACCCTAGAACGACCCTGGAAGATATAGAGGACACTTTAAAGGATTGTCAGGATTATGCCGAAGATATCATAACTTCCTTGTAA
- the trhA gene encoding PAQR family membrane homeostasis protein TrhA has translation MNDSKPVLQIQQELVNSTIHGFGIIFGIVGIPILIALGIKSNNFLGVIGAAVYGFCFLQLFTCSTLYHGFQHTEVKRVFKILDHISIYFLISGTYTPFLLIYMNNTFGITLLSVLWSLTALGIFFKIFFTGKWNIVSTLAYIAMGCIMVVGGRTFFESIPDSVLIMIFIGNALYLLGVIFYLWKKYPYNHAVWHFFVLAAAVCHYVAILLSI, from the coding sequence ATGAACGATTCGAAACCAGTTTTACAAATTCAACAAGAGCTTGTAAACAGTACCATACACGGCTTCGGAATTATTTTTGGCATTGTAGGTATTCCTATCTTAATAGCCTTAGGTATAAAAAGTAATAATTTTCTTGGGGTTATCGGTGCAGCCGTTTATGGATTTTGTTTTTTACAGCTTTTTACTTGTTCAACACTTTACCATGGCTTTCAACATACCGAAGTAAAACGTGTTTTTAAAATCCTTGACCATATCAGCATATATTTTCTGATATCTGGAACCTATACCCCATTTTTATTGATCTACATGAACAATACTTTTGGGATTACTTTGCTATCGGTACTGTGGAGTTTAACCGCTCTAGGAATCTTTTTTAAAATATTTTTTACCGGTAAATGGAATATTGTTTCTACACTGGCTTACATTGCAATGGGATGTATTATGGTAGTAGGGGGGCGTACTTTCTTTGAATCTATTCCGGATAGCGTATTGATTATGATTTTTATTGGAAACGCACTTTATCTTTTGGGTGTTATCTTTTATTTATGGAAAAAATACCCTTACAACCATGCAGTCTGGCATTTTTTTGTACTGGCCGCCGCAGTTTGCCATTATGTTGCTATTTTATTGTCCATATAA